catattttttaaaaaatctTTTAATACTTGAATGCGCAATTTGTGAATTTTTCCTAATTTTTGTTTGTAATtctaataatttttgttttcttaatttatatttttttttttcttcataatATACATCCATTATAGATTTGTTTCTATTACGttttaaagatataaatatattctttttcatattcatTAAAGCTTTTCTATATGTATGTTCATTAAAATgactttttatatttcctttttttatttgatattttaacaaaatattatttattttatctttttctttctttattcttttcattaatCTTCTATAACTATGTTTACATTTTAAATTGTATAAACATTCTTTCATTCTTTTACttaaaagtaaaaaatacatattttttaaataatttatttttaaaaaatgttgtcctttttttaaatatttattattattatctggaacatttatattatcattttttataacatccgggtgttttttattatgattatatttattattatcaacattataattatcaacattataattatcaacattataattatcaacattataattatcaacattataattatcaatattattattatcaatattattattatctatgttattattatctatatttttctctttatctatttgtattattttttttccatcCATATTTTCCTTTCCATTTTTGTTATTGTCTTTATCTTTCATATTGAAGGTACACATATATCTACTTTTATGTGTATATGTATCTataattacatatttttgcccatctatattaatatttctaGGTGATGTtacatttcttttattttcatattcttttttcataGAAGAACAAAAATACGAAAGGCTTCCAGACCACTTTTGtttatattcttcattatataaGTTCCCAAGagtattatttaaaagagGGTTATATccattaattttttttttcacttGAAATTTATTTCTATCATAAGcacattttaaaaaatgataactacaatcattattattataattgtttttatgaaacgttatatttgtaatatcTTGATTATTTATCACACATGTTGCcttcttattttttattaaagaTGCTTTACTATAATCTTTTCtaaattttgtttttattaataagcttttattattttctttaacTATCCAACATAATGAActaaaaattaaattactcatattttttgttcattacacttatatgaaaattcaaaaatataatataaaataatcaaaattataaaaaaatagataaCATAAGGACTTTTAacaaatttattttgtaagATCATATGTTTAAGGAACTAATATAGAAAGaacaaattttttatatgatcCAAAAAgattaaatataaatataaaaaaaaaaatatatatatatatatatatatatagagaGAGAGAGAGAATTTTAGCAGTATAggtatttatatatcatataaaaatgtatatttgtatattcataaccaaaataaaatgtatatattattatacattatattaatttgttttttgttttttactttttattttttttgtttttttttctacataatatatacatcttttggattttataataatcacaaataaatataatatattttgaaattatttataaatgtaatatatttttgtagggtataaaaaaaaaatatacgCATATAAATTCCtatcattttaataaataaatatatatatatattatatatatatacatatatattatatacatataaggatgagaaaaattaaatgagTTATTACACCATGGTTATttcattaaaattaaaattataagataatatatttcaacATCCAtgtaaaaattaaattatttatatatagagaggaatttttttttctatatttttcataataatcTTACACAAAGATgataaacataaaaatatacatcATCTTCATTTTGTCATTCCTTGAAATTACATGgcttatataatatttatatatacatatatatatatatatattatatatataagtaaaaaattttatgtacatcatgtttttttttaatacttatattatttattcataaaaaaaacaaaataataataataagagTAGAGTGGccttttaaaatatattcaaatttaaaaataataaataaaaatgtacaCATACATTTCTATCCAGTTTTATAgtttaatataaataaatgagaaatagaaaattttcttgtaatataaataaataaataaatataaatatattatctatgctttataaaaagtttttcgtttttttaaataataataatcaaaaacaaaaaagaaaaaaaaaaaataatgaataagaaatatttataaaaaaagtacatccatatatattagtatacaaaaaaaaaaaaaaaaatttttttaaatacaaaaaggtataataatatatagtaCACACAAAAATGGAAGTAAAattcataaataatattcattaaaCGGCAACAACGAAAagaatttttaaaaatataaataatatgaatatattatatatatatatatatatttatttatttatttatttaattccatttaaatatatacctAATTTGGGGGGAAGGGGGATGgctaaaaaatatgttaaataaaaaaaaggagaTACAATAATAGATTTAAAGAATTCTTGAatcatttaaaattaaatacTATCATAAGAATAGAGGGAGTGAGATggaaggaaaaaaaaaagaaaaaaagaaaacatatacatatataaatacatatatatatatatatatatatatatatatatgttggATTGAAAAATGGATCCAACCGTTAATACAACAAGtcttaataatatataacaaatatttaatgaaatatattattcaacCAATTCACTAAAATATTAGCACTTGATTTACTATCTGGTTCTCCAGGTAAGGTATGACAACCATactttaaaatataaatactcaattttttatatttgtcttcttttgaaaaattacaatttttgttatttttttttaatataaaatttttatagtGTCCATGATCAAACGGATTCCataattctttttcatttttcaaagtacattttgataatttaatatatgaattttcaaaaaatttattacatGTCTGATTTGAGTAATCTatagaattatataaattggCTTGTGTATAATCTGCTTTTTCATATGATTGCATTAATTTCTGTATTTCTATTTTGTCTTCATCACTGATTAGGGTTTGATAATTGGTACGTTGTGTACTTCCTTTACtactataattattattattattattattatttttattaataatttcaGAATTTTGATtgttattatcatcattgattgtcatcatcatcatagtattattatttgttaaaGTTCCATCGTTTAACGTTTGTTCGTTTTGATGATCATCTGTTTCGTTATTATTTATGGTGTTATCCTTAGCACTGTTTATAAAAGGTGTATTCataaatgaattatttgttctattttctttatcttttGAAATAAGGTCGTTTTGAAAACGTGTAAcaatatcattattattattattattattatcatcattattattatcattattattattatcattattattatcattattattatcattattattatcatcattattattatcattattattatcatcattattatcatcattattattttccaCAGTATGAACAGTCGCCCATTTTTGGTTATGCTCCTTAGTACTATATGTACTCGTTTGACtatactttttattattattttttaatcttttttcttcctttttattataaaggcgtaccatttttttcataaaatcGATACTTCCTGAAGGGTCCACAATACAATCATGCTTCGATTGAATAACCATAATATCTGTATCACTTTCTTCTACATATTTCAATATGTGATATTTTAAACAGTTATCAGCTGCACTTACACACTCTGCTGCAATTTTAATGTTTAAAGGTCCACAATATTGGAAAGGATCAATTTCAGAATCATGTTTTATCCATGCATATTTTGCATTACTTTCTTTTACATTCACCTTTAATAGAGGAAAGAAATATTTCAGAAATTTTGTTGCAGAAATTAAAAGTTTATTggatattttatttttttgttttccTAAACTAATCATTGGAGATACAAGTATTAAACATTTTACATATGATTTCcattctttatttaatcTATTAATAGTTTCTAATGTTCTTAATGCTATACAACCACCCATAGATAATCCCATAAGTATTATTGGtttcatttcatttttttctttccattcatttataaatatttctaaAGCTTGTATGGCAtctaatataaaatgttcAAAATCTTCAACAAAACATCGCTGATTTCTTGATCCTTCTGATAACCCATGTGACTGATTGTCGATACcgaaaaaagaaaaattattttcatttaatttttctatccaactatttttatatgacAAAGTACGTTCTCCACAATTACAATAATTACAAACAGATCCACACATGGAACAATAATAAACTGTATTATCATTACATCCATcgtaattattattattattattattattatcattattattgtttttattattattatttttttttttattattatttttactattattactactaccattatttttactattattgttactattactactattataattctcatcaattaataaaacattatcatcatcaaccatcatattatcatcactaCTCATTTCATTATCTGAATCTGTTCCAAactttttatcattatttaaacCATTTGTATTTTCGTTATAATTAGACATACAAGAAGAACATGATAAAAACATAGTTAATTTCTTTTCCAATGTTTTCTTATCCATTAATTCTGATGAACTACATGATAAGGATGATGTACTCTCATACACATCTCCTTCGTTTAATACAGATTTCCCAGGTTCATTAATCATAAAATAGGATTCTCTACTTTTTAAACTGCTTTTTCTTAAGTTTTCatattctatattattgttaCCATTTACTTTATTTAGTGATGATGTCGATGTATATTTTGGTATATTTACTTCGCTCTTTTCTTCTATGCTCTTGCATCTTTCATGAGCTTTCTCTATGTCGTTATTAATATCTTCACCTACATTACCCCTATGATATCCATAATTAATTGTGTTTGTTAAATTATCCTTAATTATAGaatcattattattcttttccGACTCTTTCAATACGTTTGTACATTTATCTAAACCTGGTTTATAATCATTGttcacattattattattactattattatcatcactaggaatattattattattatcgtCACTCggtatattattattatcgGTACTCggtatattattattatcgGTACTcgatatattattattatcgtCACTCggtatattattattatcgtCACTCggtatattattattatcgtCACACggtatattattat
The genomic region above belongs to Plasmodium reichenowi strain SY57 chromosome 13, whole genome shotgun sequence and contains:
- a CDS encoding hypothetical protein (conserved Plasmodium protein, unknown function), whose protein sequence is MSNLIFSSLCWIVKENNKSLLIKTKFRKDYSKASLIKNKKATCVINNQDITNITFHKNNYNNNDCSYHFLKCAYDRNKFQVKKKINGYNPLLNNTLGNLYNEEYKQKWSGSLSYFCSSMKKEYENKRNVTSPRNINIDGQKYVIIDTYTHKSRYMCTFNMKDKDNNKNGKENMDGKKIIQIDKEKNIDNNNIDNNNIDNNNIDNYNVDNYNVDNYNVDNYNVDNYNVDNNKYNHNKKHPDVIKNDNINVPDNNNKYLKKGQHFLKINYLKNMYFLLLSKRMKECLYNLKCKHSYRRLMKRIKKEKDKINNILLKYQIKKGNIKSHFNEHTYRKALMNMKKNIFISLKRNRNKSIMDVYYEEKKKYKLRKQKLLELQTKIRKNSQIAHSSIKRFFKKYGYVGLGTYFFVFLLTFCSSYFFVHFKYISLADLKYVSEKMHLNKYIDDDLHKKIDSLWGELIFAYIASKITEPIRIVITILITPYIARAIKFKKKSRLL
- a CDS encoding alpha/beta-hydrolase, putative, with the protein product MASGKGKETISTKDTRNDEDNTNKKYFVDVIKRLNKNDNKKYYLDEENKTEIQDAETKFKNELNEEIYNKDDYIIYDDGNPEIQFFTNKQKLKIARYSWKVENPKAYVFALHGITSHLRNEYLNYYGRPIWAHKKDEVHDNNIASDDNNSNNNNNNIASDDNNNNIPSDDNNNNIPSDDNNNIPSDDNNNIPCDDNNNIPSDDNNNIPSDDNNNISSTDNNNIPSTDNNNIPSDDNNNNIPSDDNNSNNNNVNNDYKPGLDKCTNVLKESEKNNNDSIIKDNLTNTINYGYHRGNVGEDINNDIEKAHERCKSIEEKSEVNIPKYTSTSSLNKVNGNNNIEYENLRKSSLKSRESYFMINEPGKSVLNEGDVYESTSSLSCSSSELMDKKTLEKKLTMFLSCSSCMSNYNENTNGLNNDKKFGTDSDNEMSSDDNMMVDDDNVLLIDENYNSSNSNNNSKNNGSSNNSKNNNKKKNNNNKNNNNDNNNNNNNNYDGCNDNTVYYCSMCGSVCNYCNCGERTLSYKNSWIEKLNENNFSFFGIDNQSHGLSEGSRNQRCFVEDFEHFILDAIQALEIFINEWKEKNEMKPIILMGLSMGGCIALRTLETINRLNKEWKSYVKCLILVSPMISLGKQKNKISNKLLISATKFLKYFFPLLKVNVKESNAKYAWIKHDSEIDPFQYCGPLNIKIAAECVSAADNCLKYHILKYVEESDTDIMVIQSKHDCIVDPSGSIDFMKKMVRLYNKKEEKRLKNNNKKYSQTSTYSTKEHNQKWATVHTVENNNDDNNDDNNNDNNNDDNNNDNNNDNNNDNNNNDNNNDDNNNNNNNDIVTRFQNDLISKDKENRTNNSFMNTPFINSAKDNTINNNETDDHQNEQTLNDGTLTNNNTMMMMTINDDNNNQNSEIINKNNNNNNNNYSSKGSTQRTNYQTLISDEDKIEIQKLMQSYEKADYTQANLYNSIDYSNQTCNKFFENSYIKLSKCTLKNEKELWNPFDHGHYKNFILKKNNKNCNFSKEDKYKKLSIYILKYGCHTLPGEPDSKSSANILVNWLNNIFH